A window from Pseudooceanicola algae encodes these proteins:
- a CDS encoding COG4223 family protein, whose amino-acid sequence MAKKPKDDQVETGNEETAISAESAPRPSETDPQALTEDDRDAAGVPGNDDIGVAPSDTVTAPEGIVAGTPDVMDEDDASAVADVPPVARQLAAPVHDPRDEAGAEAASLGAEVEELMALDGTAPDDMASPAAVPPEMVNPDAQTPASPPSAATSPKAQTEVVNRHRFFPALLGGVVAAGLGFGLALVVLPDGLAGLPGQGGTTVKDDMATLQAEVAELKSSVAPVDLTGIEDRVETLGSGQSGLESSLSEATATLAALGDRVAALEDAPEDQGVAPEQIEGINDQVAALKQALDDQSAALKQEIESAAQQSELSAAMTELDAALDSGEAYEDSVATLSRLGMTVPDGLTANAAGVPTLNTLQQSFPDYARAALRATVDMGDTSSVMSFVKSQLGVRSLTPQEGDTTDAILSRAEAALRAGDLDTTLSELDSLPEEAKSPMQDWMDSAQTRAEAVGARSGLDAATQTN is encoded by the coding sequence GTGGCCAAAAAACCCAAAGACGACCAGGTGGAAACCGGAAACGAGGAGACCGCGATCAGTGCCGAAAGCGCACCGCGCCCCTCTGAAACTGATCCGCAGGCCCTGACCGAAGACGATCGGGACGCAGCCGGAGTGCCCGGTAACGATGACATCGGCGTTGCACCCAGTGATACGGTGACCGCCCCGGAAGGGATCGTCGCCGGCACGCCCGACGTGATGGACGAAGACGATGCCAGTGCAGTGGCGGATGTGCCCCCCGTGGCCAGACAGCTTGCCGCGCCCGTGCACGACCCGCGCGACGAAGCCGGGGCTGAGGCCGCGAGTCTGGGCGCCGAGGTCGAAGAGCTCATGGCGCTGGACGGAACCGCGCCCGACGACATGGCCTCTCCCGCCGCGGTGCCGCCGGAAATGGTGAACCCGGATGCGCAAACGCCTGCAAGCCCCCCATCTGCCGCCACATCCCCCAAGGCGCAGACCGAGGTCGTGAACCGCCATCGCTTCTTCCCGGCGCTGCTGGGCGGCGTGGTGGCTGCCGGTCTTGGCTTTGGCCTGGCGCTGGTGGTTCTGCCCGACGGGTTGGCCGGACTGCCGGGGCAGGGCGGGACAACGGTCAAGGATGACATGGCAACCCTGCAGGCCGAGGTTGCCGAGCTGAAATCTTCTGTCGCGCCGGTGGATCTGACCGGGATCGAGGATCGGGTGGAAACCCTCGGCTCCGGTCAATCGGGGCTGGAAAGCAGCCTGTCCGAAGCCACGGCGACGCTCGCGGCGTTGGGCGACAGGGTTGCGGCGCTGGAAGACGCTCCCGAAGATCAGGGGGTCGCGCCCGAGCAGATCGAGGGGATCAACGATCAGGTTGCGGCGCTGAAACAGGCGCTCGATGACCAGAGCGCGGCGCTGAAACAGGAAATCGAATCCGCTGCCCAACAGTCCGAGCTGAGCGCGGCGATGACCGAACTTGATGCCGCGCTGGACAGTGGCGAGGCCTATGAGGACTCCGTCGCCACGCTGTCCCGCCTCGGCATGACCGTGCCCGACGGGTTGACTGCCAATGCAGCAGGTGTGCCCACGCTGAACACGCTTCAGCAAAGCTTTCCCGATTACGCCCGCGCCGCGCTGCGCGCCACGGTGGACATGGGCGACACCAGTTCGGTCATGTCCTTCGTGAAATCGCAGCTTGGCGTGCGGTCCCTGACCCCGCAGGAAGGCGACACCACCGATGCGATCCTGTCGCGGGCCGAAGCGGCCCTGCGTGCCGGAGATCTCGACACAACGCTGAGCGAACTCGACAGCCTGCCGGAGGAAGCCAAATCCCCGATGCAGGACTGGATGGACAGCGCCCAAACCCGCGCCGAAGCTGTCGGGGCCCGTTCCGGCCTTGACGCCGCCACGCAGACGAATTGA
- a CDS encoding isochorismate synthase, which produces MTFFPASFPSASSGLTAGSAALPYRIGSRHGIAHKWSRGSVAALAARIGESYVAALPFARSGTGMLLTGLSPATAEAAPATAPRLLTHQEVPAAADYAAAVAEAVRRLKADPAFRKVVLARGLDLTFERAPDPQALLAELSRDPVALPFLLPIHDPSREAAKQLIGASPELLLEKTGTAVRSHPLAGSARRTGHAAEDHAAAARLTDSGKDRGEHALVVEYISDTLAPLCRDFTPPGPPEVFTTDSMLHLGTPIRATLRDADHTAFDLAVRLHPTPAVGGTPMEQAERTIADLEAAPRDFFAGAIGWGDSTGDGAWHIAIRCAELLGTRARLFAGAGIVEGSDPAAETAETGAKFGTMLRALGCAALRDQL; this is translated from the coding sequence ATGACCTTTTTTCCCGCGTCCTTTCCTTCGGCCTCTTCCGGTCTGACCGCCGGCAGCGCGGCGTTGCCCTATCGGATCGGGTCGCGTCACGGCATTGCCCATAAATGGTCCCGCGGCAGCGTCGCGGCCCTTGCGGCGCGGATCGGCGAAAGCTACGTCGCCGCCCTGCCCTTTGCCCGCAGCGGCACCGGGATGCTGCTGACCGGGCTGTCCCCTGCCACGGCCGAAGCCGCCCCTGCCACAGCCCCACGCCTTTTGACCCACCAGGAAGTCCCCGCCGCGGCGGACTACGCCGCCGCCGTGGCCGAAGCGGTGCGCCGCCTGAAGGCTGACCCCGCCTTCCGCAAGGTGGTGCTGGCGCGGGGGCTGGACCTGACCTTCGAAAGGGCGCCGGATCCGCAGGCGCTGCTGGCCGAATTGTCGCGCGATCCCGTCGCGCTGCCGTTTCTGCTGCCGATCCACGACCCCTCGCGCGAGGCCGCCAAGCAGTTGATCGGCGCCAGCCCCGAGCTGTTATTGGAAAAGACCGGCACGGCGGTCAGGTCGCATCCACTGGCCGGCTCCGCCCGCCGAACCGGACATGCCGCCGAGGATCACGCCGCCGCCGCCCGCCTGACGGACTCGGGCAAGGATCGGGGCGAACACGCGCTGGTGGTCGAATATATCAGCGACACGCTCGCCCCGCTGTGCCGCGATTTCACCCCGCCCGGCCCTCCCGAGGTCTTCACCACCGACTCCATGCTGCACCTCGGCACGCCGATCCGCGCCACCCTGCGCGACGCGGATCACACCGCCTTCGATCTGGCAGTGCGGTTGCACCCGACGCCAGCCGTCGGCGGCACGCCGATGGAGCAAGCCGAACGCACGATCGCCGACCTCGAAGCCGCGCCGCGTGACTTCTTTGCCGGCGCCATCGGCTGGGGTGACAGCACCGGCGATGGTGCCTGGCATATCGCCATCCGTTGCGCCGAATTGCTAGGCACCCGCGCCCGGCTTTTCGCCGGGGCCGGCATTGTGGAAGGGTCCGACCCCGCCGCCGAAACCGCCGAAACCGGGGCCAAGTTCGGCACCATGCTGCGCGCCCTTGGCTGCGCGGCGCTGCGCGACCAGCTTTAG
- a CDS encoding nucleoside hydrolase has product MTRIILDVDTGIDDAMAILYALGHPEITLEAVTCTFGNIDVDSATRNTLQVLEAAGRGDIPVATGARRALTRPYEKRGSRIHGANGIGDVVMPDPQARALDTWGPDLIIDMVRAAPDELILVPVGPMTNVAHALMKAPDIAEKLKGIVLMGGTIWHPGVPGIPSPVADANFFNDPEAARIVFQSGARVTMIGMDVTMKTRLTAAMMADIAKRGGVAAGHVMQAARFYLAAYQAQYPGIDWCALHDPLAVAVAHDPSLVTCEAMQVDVECAGTLTRGQVIPDRRKTGKTVPNALVALEVDSARFEEAFTETLVSV; this is encoded by the coding sequence ATGACCCGTATCATTCTGGACGTGGACACCGGGATCGATGACGCAATGGCCATTCTCTATGCGCTCGGCCACCCGGAGATCACACTGGAAGCCGTGACCTGTACTTTCGGCAATATCGACGTGGACAGCGCCACCCGCAACACCCTGCAGGTGCTGGAAGCCGCCGGGCGCGGAGATATTCCGGTCGCCACGGGCGCGCGGCGTGCCCTGACCCGCCCCTATGAAAAGCGCGGCAGCCGTATCCATGGCGCCAACGGGATCGGCGACGTGGTCATGCCCGACCCGCAGGCCCGCGCGCTGGACACCTGGGGCCCGGACCTGATCATCGACATGGTGCGTGCCGCCCCTGATGAGCTGATCCTGGTGCCGGTCGGCCCGATGACCAATGTTGCCCATGCGCTGATGAAGGCGCCCGACATCGCCGAAAAGCTGAAGGGGATCGTCCTGATGGGCGGCACGATCTGGCACCCCGGCGTGCCCGGCATCCCCAGCCCCGTCGCTGATGCGAATTTCTTCAATGACCCCGAAGCGGCGCGGATCGTCTTCCAGTCCGGCGCGCGGGTCACGATGATCGGCATGGATGTGACCATGAAGACCCGCCTGACCGCCGCCATGATGGCCGATATCGCAAAGCGTGGCGGTGTCGCGGCGGGCCATGTCATGCAGGCGGCGCGGTTCTATCTTGCGGCTTATCAGGCGCAATATCCCGGCATTGACTGGTGCGCCCTGCATGATCCGCTGGCCGTGGCCGTTGCGCATGACCCGTCGCTGGTCACCTGCGAGGCGATGCAGGTCGATGTCGAATGCGCCGGCACCCTGACCCGTGGCCAGGTCATCCCCGACCGCCGCAAGACCGGCAAGACCGTGCCCAATGCGCTTGTCGCGCTGGAAGTGGACTCCGCCCGGTTCGAGGAAGCCTTCACCGAGACGCTCGTCAGCGTGTAA
- a CDS encoding MipA/OmpV family protein, which produces MKRQIAAAMVLLAPPALAESPVLDLPGFPDFAAVGIGAGPQYIGSGDTIRAAAPLIRKSFDRRYISLEANYLSVNLVDDPHWKAGPAGILRFGRGDVQDAQVAALPDIDMSVDLGGFVAWETGGADPRDRWHIGTGALQDATGAHGGHVMDLNLRRWLPMGRYGAFGLGLAGSWGSASYMDSYFSVTSAGSAASGLTEYSARSGWRDARLTAVFVQPVSEDWAVVGGMIYSYLLDDAANSPVVRRRSQLYAGAGIARSW; this is translated from the coding sequence ATGAAGCGCCAGATCGCCGCCGCAATGGTACTGCTGGCCCCACCCGCGCTGGCCGAAAGCCCGGTGCTGGACCTGCCCGGCTTCCCCGATTTCGCTGCCGTTGGGATAGGGGCGGGGCCGCAGTACATCGGCTCGGGCGATACGATCCGGGCCGCCGCACCACTGATCCGCAAAAGCTTTGACAGGCGCTACATCAGCCTTGAAGCCAATTACCTGAGCGTGAACCTGGTCGACGATCCACATTGGAAGGCCGGGCCCGCCGGAATCCTGCGCTTTGGACGCGGGGATGTGCAGGATGCGCAGGTTGCCGCGCTGCCGGATATCGACATGTCCGTCGACCTTGGTGGCTTTGTCGCCTGGGAAACCGGCGGTGCGGATCCGCGGGACCGCTGGCATATCGGCACCGGGGCATTGCAGGACGCGACGGGCGCACACGGGGGCCATGTCATGGACCTGAACCTGCGGCGCTGGCTGCCCATGGGGCGCTATGGCGCCTTCGGTCTGGGGCTGGCAGGCAGTTGGGGATCGGCCTCTTACATGGACAGCTATTTCTCGGTCACATCCGCCGGATCGGCCGCCAGCGGGCTGACCGAATACAGCGCCAGATCGGGCTGGCGCGATGCCCGCCTGACAGCCGTCTTCGTGCAACCGGTGTCCGAAGACTGGGCAGTGGTGGGCGGGATGATCTATTCCTACCTGCTGGACGACGCCGCCAACAGCCCGGTGGTGCGCCGACGCAGCCAGCTATACGCCGGGGCCGGTATCGCGAGGTCCTGGTAG
- a CDS encoding isochorismatase family protein codes for MALPTIPDYALPERLPTPRAPFALDRNRAALLVHDMQRYFCAPYGADAATRNNGPLRRATANIARLLDAARRVGVPVFYTAQKGDQFRPDRGLQADLWGPGMSATPEHEDILPELAPSEGDITLHKHRYSAFQRSNLDQLLRARGRDQLMITGIYAHIGCLCTATEAFQRDIEPFFVADALADFGPDQHAMALNWVAATCGVPIDTDDTLATLTAGEPA; via the coding sequence ATGGCCCTGCCCACCATCCCCGATTACGCCCTGCCGGAACGATTGCCGACACCCCGCGCGCCCTTTGCGCTGGACCGCAACCGCGCCGCGCTTCTGGTCCATGACATGCAGCGTTACTTCTGCGCGCCCTACGGGGCCGATGCCGCGACGCGCAACAATGGTCCGCTGCGCCGCGCGACTGCCAATATCGCCCGCCTGCTGGATGCCGCCCGCCGCGTCGGCGTGCCCGTCTTCTACACCGCGCAGAAAGGCGACCAGTTCCGCCCGGATCGCGGCCTTCAGGCTGACCTTTGGGGACCGGGGATGTCGGCCACGCCGGAGCACGAGGACATCCTGCCCGAACTTGCACCGTCCGAGGGCGACATCACCCTGCACAAGCATCGCTACAGCGCCTTCCAGCGGTCGAACCTGGATCAGTTGCTGCGGGCACGGGGACGCGATCAGCTGATGATCACCGGGATCTATGCCCATATCGGCTGCCTCTGCACCGCGACCGAGGCCTTTCAGCGCGATATCGAACCCTTCTTCGTCGCCGATGCCCTGGCCGATTTCGGTCCCGATCAACACGCCATGGCGCTGAATTGGGTTGCCGCGACCTGCGGCGTGCCCATCGACACCGACGACACCCTCGCCACCCTGACCGCAGGAGAGCCCGCATGA
- a CDS encoding heme biosynthesis protein HemY, whose amino-acid sequence MLWSFIKIGVFICLVAAAAMGASYLLELDGGVQIAFGAYEFNLTPMRAVLALLLLLAAVWVLFRLAGLLIALLRFINGDETALSRHFDRNRERKGIQALSEGMMALASGEGRLAMAKAARAKKYLDRSDLTNLLTAQAAELTGDKKKREQAYRQLLTDDRTRFVGVRGLMKQRLEEGDTETAMKLAEKAFALKPGHVEVQDTLLRLQAANSDWQGARNTLKAKLRTGALPRDVHRRRDAVLALSEAKVIIDEDASIEAREAAIQANKLSPDLIPAAVYAARAYHEQGKDKYASRVLRKAWETSPHPDLAVAFAALVPDETPAARLKRFRALTKLRPDHRETRLLLAELNIGAEDFPEARRALGDLATVKPDARALTIMAAIERGEGSPDAIVKGWLTRAVSAPRGPQWTCENCHHTHTHWAPVCENCDAFDTLAWKDAPATEYQSPMSQQMLPLIVGRVDDAVNMPVVPTEPAVNPADPAAPVPPADTADEVPDAELLPPEETTAEAGSEPKVRS is encoded by the coding sequence ATGCTTTGGTCATTTATCAAAATCGGCGTTTTCATTTGCCTGGTGGCTGCGGCCGCCATGGGGGCGAGTTACCTTCTGGAACTCGACGGGGGCGTGCAGATCGCCTTTGGCGCCTACGAATTCAACCTGACGCCGATGCGCGCGGTGCTGGCCCTGTTGCTGCTGCTGGCAGCGGTCTGGGTGCTGTTCCGGCTGGCGGGCCTTCTGATTGCCCTGCTGCGCTTCATCAACGGCGACGAAACCGCGCTGAGCCGGCATTTCGACCGCAACCGCGAACGCAAGGGCATCCAAGCGCTGAGCGAAGGCATGATGGCCCTGGCCTCGGGCGAAGGACGCCTGGCCATGGCCAAGGCCGCGCGGGCTAAGAAATACCTTGATCGCAGCGATCTGACCAACCTGCTGACCGCCCAGGCGGCCGAGCTGACCGGCGACAAGAAGAAGCGCGAGCAGGCCTATCGCCAGTTGCTGACCGATGACCGCACGCGCTTTGTCGGTGTGCGCGGGCTGATGAAGCAGCGGCTTGAGGAAGGCGATACCGAAACGGCGATGAAACTGGCCGAAAAGGCCTTTGCGCTGAAGCCCGGTCATGTCGAGGTGCAGGATACGCTGCTGCGCCTTCAGGCCGCCAATTCCGACTGGCAGGGCGCACGCAACACCCTGAAGGCCAAGCTGCGCACCGGGGCGCTGCCGCGTGATGTGCATCGCCGCCGTGACGCGGTGCTGGCCCTGTCCGAAGCCAAGGTGATCATCGACGAAGATGCCTCGATCGAGGCGCGCGAAGCGGCGATCCAGGCCAACAAGCTGAGCCCCGACCTGATCCCGGCGGCCGTCTATGCCGCGCGGGCCTATCACGAGCAGGGCAAGGACAAATACGCCAGCCGCGTGCTGCGCAAGGCATGGGAAACCAGCCCGCATCCAGACCTGGCCGTGGCTTTTGCCGCCCTCGTCCCGGACGAAACGCCCGCGGCGCGGCTGAAACGCTTCCGCGCGTTGACCAAGCTGCGTCCCGATCACCGCGAAACCCGGCTTCTGCTGGCCGAGCTGAACATCGGCGCCGAAGATTTCCCCGAGGCGCGCCGCGCCCTGGGTGATCTTGCCACGGTCAAGCCCGATGCCCGTGCGCTGACCATCATGGCGGCGATCGAACGCGGCGAAGGCAGCCCGGATGCGATCGTCAAGGGCTGGCTGACCCGTGCCGTCAGCGCCCCGCGCGGCCCGCAATGGACCTGCGAGAACTGTCATCATACCCACACCCACTGGGCGCCGGTCTGCGAGAACTGCGACGCCTTCGACACCCTGGCCTGGAAAGACGCCCCGGCGACGGAATACCAATCTCCGATGTCGCAGCAGATGTTGCCGCTGATCGTCGGGCGGGTCGATGATGCGGTGAACATGCCCGTGGTCCCGACCGAACCCGCCGTGAACCCGGCTGATCCTGCGGCGCCCGTTCCGCCGGCCGACACCGCTGACGAGGTCCCGGATGCAGAGCTTCTGCCGCCCGAGGAAACGACTGCCGAGGCGGGCAGCGAGCCCAAGGTCAGGTCCTGA
- a CDS encoding ABC transporter substrate-binding protein, which produces MTRTISMTRRGLLALGTALSFATLPAIASAQDAFEMTYAYGWISNIEQGGLWGGLDQGYFTEEGLDLKYIPGGPNAPQTLVSLSAGSADIVTANWLPVLDAIDSGNDFIILGAVWAKSPAAFLSMGDLPLTGPEDLVGKTFLAQKPEDSSIIDAILDTEGLPHEYEVKPTGFSPEPLVAGDGDIYFAFATNQPITMEQLGLSEGTDFHTTLLDDLGYEVKQSLIIAKRDYVEAHRGEVVGFLRGFMKGWDYAIANPGAVADLVVDEYGADLGLSKDQQVRQMELQAPLLTPAEGETFFVFDPALIEGTMTEVAGDRTVPPLDQLLDLSLAKEAAEGL; this is translated from the coding sequence ATGACCAGAACAATCAGCATGACGCGCCGGGGTCTTCTTGCCCTTGGAACCGCGCTGAGCTTTGCCACGCTGCCTGCAATCGCCTCGGCCCAGGATGCCTTCGAGATGACCTATGCCTATGGCTGGATCTCGAATATCGAACAGGGCGGCCTTTGGGGTGGGCTTGACCAGGGCTATTTCACCGAAGAAGGCCTGGACCTGAAATACATCCCCGGCGGCCCGAACGCGCCGCAGACGCTGGTGTCCCTGTCGGCCGGATCGGCGGATATCGTGACCGCGAACTGGCTGCCGGTTCTGGACGCGATCGACAGCGGCAACGATTTCATCATCCTCGGTGCAGTCTGGGCGAAAAGCCCCGCGGCGTTCCTGTCGATGGGCGACCTGCCGTTGACCGGTCCCGAGGACCTGGTGGGCAAGACCTTCCTGGCGCAGAAGCCCGAGGATTCCTCGATCATCGACGCGATCCTCGACACCGAGGGCCTGCCGCATGAATACGAGGTCAAGCCGACCGGGTTTTCGCCCGAACCGCTGGTGGCGGGGGATGGCGACATCTATTTCGCCTTTGCCACGAACCAGCCGATCACCATGGAACAGCTGGGCCTGAGCGAAGGCACGGATTTCCACACCACCCTGCTGGATGACCTTGGCTACGAGGTGAAGCAGAGCCTGATCATCGCCAAGCGCGACTATGTCGAAGCGCATCGGGGCGAAGTCGTCGGCTTCCTGCGCGGCTTCATGAAGGGGTGGGATTACGCCATCGCCAATCCCGGGGCCGTCGCGGATCTGGTGGTCGATGAATACGGAGCCGATCTTGGCCTCAGCAAGGACCAGCAGGTCCGCCAGATGGAGCTTCAGGCGCCGCTGCTGACCCCGGCCGAGGGCGAGACCTTCTTCGTCTTCGACCCTGCCCTGATCGAAGGCACAATGACCGAAGTGGCCGGTGACCGGACCGTGCCCCCCCTGGACCAGCTTCTTGACCTTTCCCTGGCCAAGGAAGCTGCCGAGGGCCTCTGA
- a CDS encoding MurR/RpiR family transcriptional regulator, which yields MQENRAIRVLPASSEVAEKIEAIYPELSDALRIFADFVLGSPMKVVQLSINDTVHASGVSVATANRFARRLGYDGYPQFRAEVVRAFEHVLAPVDRLRQQISEGSSIAERVSASFNEDIENMRDTLANLDMARVETLAREIVARDHVYALGFDNSAALSSIFAHRLAVAGVHVQTNPTGGGRLTAAREIARLPEGSIVMAIAFPRYIRDTVELAEVATLRGLTVVGITDTQSSPLAQVASWSIYLQARRTLGSTSDCAILAFLEALSVAIAALRPGADRASEEFADLGLPFIMGKVRD from the coding sequence ATGCAAGAAAATCGGGCAATCAGGGTGCTGCCGGCCAGCTCCGAAGTCGCGGAAAAGATCGAAGCGATCTATCCGGAGCTGTCGGACGCGCTGCGAATCTTCGCGGATTTCGTGCTCGGCTCACCGATGAAGGTGGTGCAGCTGTCGATCAACGACACGGTCCATGCCTCGGGGGTCTCGGTCGCCACGGCGAACCGGTTCGCCCGTCGTCTGGGCTATGACGGCTATCCGCAGTTCCGCGCCGAAGTGGTGCGCGCCTTCGAACATGTGCTGGCCCCGGTGGACCGGCTGCGCCAGCAGATCTCGGAAGGGTCCAGCATCGCGGAACGGGTCAGCGCCAGCTTCAACGAGGACATCGAGAACATGCGCGACACGCTCGCCAATCTCGACATGGCGCGGGTGGAAACCCTGGCGCGAGAGATCGTCGCCCGGGACCACGTCTATGCCCTGGGGTTCGACAATTCCGCCGCGCTTTCCTCGATCTTCGCGCACCGGCTGGCGGTGGCGGGGGTGCATGTGCAGACCAATCCGACGGGGGGTGGCCGGCTGACCGCCGCGCGGGAAATCGCCCGGCTGCCCGAAGGCTCCATCGTCATGGCGATCGCCTTTCCACGCTACATCCGCGACACCGTGGAACTGGCCGAGGTCGCCACCCTGCGGGGTCTGACCGTGGTCGGCATCACCGATACGCAATCCTCGCCGCTGGCGCAGGTGGCCAGCTGGTCGATCTATCTTCAGGCGCGCCGCACACTCGGCTCGACATCGGATTGCGCGATCCTGGCCTTTCTTGAGGCGCTTTCAGTGGCCATCGCCGCCCTGCGCCCCGGCGCGGACCGCGCCTCCGAGGAATTCGCCGACCTCGGCTTGCCCTTCATCATGGGCAAGGTGCGGGACTAG
- a CDS encoding uroporphyrinogen-III synthase, producing the protein MRPLVLITRPAPDGQRLADLLQADPACEVDILVSPLQQIEFLPLPAPEPGTELIFTSRNGVRAWQAANGQGALQAWCVGDATASAAREAGLEARSAAGSVEDLLTLLRAQAPAAPLLHLRGERHRGDLTGRLQAAGLLAQGVTAYRQCALPFSPKAQTAMKQAPLIIAPLYSPQGARLFATGWKSDALLMIGAISPAIVPIVAPLAAHAVRIAAQPDGVSMLEVIAGLIDTSHQLEASEGGD; encoded by the coding sequence TTGCGACCCCTGGTCCTGATCACCCGGCCCGCGCCTGACGGGCAGAGACTGGCTGACCTGTTGCAGGCAGATCCTGCCTGCGAGGTCGATATCCTTGTCAGCCCATTGCAGCAGATCGAGTTCCTGCCCCTGCCGGCCCCGGAACCGGGGACCGAGCTGATTTTCACCTCGCGCAACGGTGTGCGGGCCTGGCAGGCGGCGAATGGGCAGGGCGCCTTGCAGGCCTGGTGCGTCGGGGATGCCACCGCCTCGGCTGCGCGGGAAGCCGGTCTGGAGGCGCGCTCTGCCGCGGGTAGTGTCGAGGATCTGCTGACCTTGCTGCGCGCGCAGGCCCCTGCGGCCCCGCTGCTGCATCTCAGGGGCGAACGCCATCGCGGCGATCTGACGGGGCGTTTGCAAGCGGCCGGTTTGCTTGCGCAGGGCGTCACCGCCTACCGCCAATGCGCCCTGCCGTTTTCGCCCAAAGCGCAGACGGCGATGAAACAGGCGCCCCTGATCATCGCGCCGCTCTATTCACCGCAGGGCGCGCGGCTTTTTGCCACTGGCTGGAAAAGCGACGCTTTGCTGATGATCGGCGCTATCAGCCCGGCAATCGTTCCGATCGTGGCACCTCTGGCCGCACATGCGGTTCGGATTGCCGCTCAACCAGATGGCGTTAGCATGCTTGAAGTAATTGCTGGACTCATCGACACTTCGCATCAGCTTGAGGCATCAGAAGGGGGTGACTAA
- a CDS encoding SDR family oxidoreductase, which yields MKLTGFDGRRAFVTGAAGGIGLAAVRLLHEAGAMVTATDLPAALETLPTDATDLARWEPLDVSDPEAVTKAIARAEAGGPLTLGLHAAGALFLSSMLETPAEDWRRIFDINTHGTFFVTQALGRVMAPRGTGAIVAVASNSAGIPRLGMGGYPASKAAAAMAVRCLGLELGQHGVRCNLVNPGSTLTPMQTGMWDDAESGAAGVIRGSLDSFKSGIPLGKLATPEDIARAAIFLLSDEAGHITMADLYVDGGATQRA from the coding sequence ATGAAACTGACCGGATTTGACGGCCGCCGCGCCTTTGTCACCGGGGCGGCGGGGGGCATCGGCCTTGCCGCCGTGCGCCTGCTGCATGAAGCCGGCGCCATGGTCACAGCCACCGACCTGCCCGCCGCATTGGAGACCCTGCCCACCGATGCCACCGACCTGGCCCGTTGGGAACCGCTGGACGTCAGTGACCCCGAGGCCGTCACCAAGGCCATCGCCCGCGCCGAGGCCGGGGGGCCCCTGACGCTTGGCCTGCATGCGGCGGGGGCGCTGTTCCTGTCTTCGATGCTTGAGACCCCGGCCGAGGACTGGCGCCGCATCTTCGACATCAATACCCATGGCACTTTCTTCGTGACCCAGGCGCTTGGCCGCGTCATGGCGCCGCGCGGGACCGGGGCCATCGTCGCGGTCGCGTCGAATTCCGCCGGTATTCCCCGGCTCGGCATGGGCGGCTATCCGGCCAGCAAGGCCGCAGCGGCCATGGCGGTGCGCTGCCTGGGGCTGGAACTGGGTCAGCACGGGGTCCGCTGCAACCTGGTGAACCCCGGATCGACCCTGACGCCGATGCAGACCGGCATGTGGGACGATGCCGAAAGCGGCGCGGCGGGGGTCATTCGCGGATCGCTCGACAGCTTCAAGTCCGGCATCCCACTTGGCAAGCTCGCCACGCCCGAAGACATCGCCCGCGCCGCGATCTTCCTGCTGTCGGACGAAGCGGGGCATATCACCATGGCCGATCTTTATGTCGATGGCGGGGCGACCCAGCGGGCCTGA